Genomic DNA from Excalfactoria chinensis isolate bCotChi1 chromosome 22, bCotChi1.hap2, whole genome shotgun sequence:
CTTCACTCGGATATGGGTATAAAAAGGCAAACCAAAAGCACTTCTATGTAGACACTATAGTCGTGCTTATGTTGTATGGACTCTTTAAGAGAAtttaaaacacttctgtctcatatttttattagtatttaactcagtttctgttctttacAGGATACAAGCCACTCACTTTGTCTGAGCGACTTAAGCCTCATATCAACAGATTCAGAACTGCGGGAGAACTCTAATCTAGTGAGTTACTGTCTGAATTGCTTCACTTATAATTTGAATACAtgtcattttatgttttatgaACGTGTGTGGCGTGAAGTATGTTCTGTTTCCTGAAGCTGGCTGGTTAATTGGGCGGAGGTTTCTGATGTTGATATGTTTCCTGACTGAGATCTGTGCTGTTTATGGAGACCCAAGATACAacatcttcctcttttctttttgtttaccAGACACACGGACAAGATCTTAGCACAATCTCACCAGCAAGCATCTTTGAGTCTATGTTTCAGAGCACAGATCACACCACAAATCAGGAAGACTCTAAGCAGACAGGTACAAATTGTATCTGCAATATTCTAAGGAATTTTCTAACAGTTTTCCCTCTTTCCGTGCATATGCTTGGTTCAGCAGCTCCAACTGAAGTCTTCTGCCCTACATAAGTTTAAGTTGCAAAAAGACGACTTCAGCTTCCACATTGGAGGCTGGTTTTGGTGTTGAAATACATTCACAGATGGTGAAGCAGTTGTGCAGTGGCAGGGGAACAGACCGTGTATTTACAGCATGCCCTTGTTAAGTCCCAGCACTGATGCTCCTGAATGTCTCATCTTTGAACTTTCTTGATGTAGCTGCACAAACATGCTGATGAAAAAGGCTTTTAAGAGAGTGCTTCTGGGGCCAGTCCATTCGTGTGCAGTGTTCAGTGTTACCAGCTTCCTGAATTTGGACCTGCTTTTAGATTGCACTGTCTAGTGCTACATGTTCTTGAGCGCTAGTCTGAAGGCATGAAAAATGCTGGTGCTTTACTTAGCAAAAACCTGTTAGCTAGCTGGTAACTAAACTGAAAGAGTTGTTTATTCAGGTATGGTGAGAACTGATGTATGcttactttttctttgtttcctttgacaGCTGCCTTGATTGAAGCTTTTAATGGTCATGCAGACTCAGTCACTGCTGTTCCGCCTTCTGCAGGAGATTCAGCATCCTTGTCACTTCCACTTGTACTGCAGCTTGGCATCTCTGAGCCTTCACATTCAGCACTACAAGcctcagcagcacctgctgctccctcctccaTAGGAACCAGCTCACAGCAAGCTGCATTTGGAAATCCTGCAACTGTTTTACAATCCCCAGAAGTGCCTGTTCCTCACAGCACACAGTTTGCAGCCAGTCACCAAGACTTCCTGCAGCACACTCAGACACCACCGCAGCCCATTGTACAAGGACTTTCAGTGGTTGCTGGGGCATCTGCCCCAACAGCATCAAGTGCCACTGAACCCCTGCCAGCTGTAGTTCAGACTGTGCCTGTTGGTGCGAACTCTGTTCTGACGAGCAATCCAACCATAACAATTACTCCTTCTCAGAGCACGGCTATTCTACAGTCCAGCATCGTCATGGGAGAGCAAAACTTGCAATGGATATTAAATGGTGCCACTGGTTCTCCACAAAGCCAAGAACAAATGGTTAGTATACTCAGCGTAGCTTTGAAACAGCTTGCACCATTCCCTCCTAGAGTGAATGAATGGCTGCAAGTAATAGGAGTAAGCATGGCAGCTTCTTAACAATTCATCACTTCAATTGTCAAAAACCACAAGCTGTGTTGACAGGCATGTGGTGCAAAGGGAGATGACTCATCACCTTCAGGACTACTGAAATAATATGCTTAGTTTTGGAATAgccagagcagagcccagtaccaaataaaatgttaattaatgTAATGTTTTCCTATGCGTTCTCTTTGGAGTATCTGCTTCTTTTGCATGCAGATATTTCGAGTTTGAACAGCAGAAATTTGTTTGGAATCGACTCTCactctttttcttattcttttttttcttcctttaagcCACAAGTTCCAAAAGTAGTAGAAAAGGTCTTTTTTACCACTGCATTACCAGTAGCTGGCAACACAGGTAAGCATATTTGATTCCAaaccttcttttttctctttccctgtttgcCTGTAGTAGTGCTAGCTTAACCATGATGTGTGATGATTTCAATTGCTTCCACAAGCAGTCTGCCTGTCAGAAAGGTGACGTACAGTTCTGTGTAAGAGTTTAGACCAGACGCCTAAAATCTTGGCTCAGCCTGTGCAGGTTGGTCATCAGCAGAGAATACctgtctgtattttttccttgcttACCTTCTGCTGAGGGTATTCAttgtgcttggaaaaaaaataggcaatCTCTGCTTTAAGGTGTCTAACAGTTACGATTTGTCTCTCCTGTGATGACATTATGCTGTTTAGTTACGTgtgttttcactttgtttcGCCTTCAGGAAACCCTGTTCAGCAGATTGGTCTCAGCGTTCCTGTCATTATTATAAAGCAGGAGGAAGCCTGCCAGTGTCAGTGTGCCTGCCGAGACTCTGCCAAGGACAAAGTCACCATTAAGAAGGAGAGTTCCTCACCTGAACCGAAAGCTTCGGAGCAGCcagctccccagctgcagcctcagacctttccttcctcttcctcttccccttctccctcaCGTGGGCAGAGCAGTCAAATAGTTAACCCTTCAGACTTACAGACTGAAACATTAAGTGCCATGGATGTATCGGACTTCCTGTCCCTCCAAAGTCCTGAAACCCCATCTAATATAATTCCAATCGAAGCACTACTGCAGGGTGAGGAAGAAATTGGTCTGAATAGCAGCTTCTCTAAATGAAGATgttctggattttcttttgcacCTGGAGGGTAAAACCCTCCTCTTAGAAGCAGAAACTGAAGGATcgattcttttttttccttcctctttggaAGTTTTGTGGCttatttctgcttcacagaTGTCATCTTAGTCACATCCCAGGTACATCCATCTTTAAGAATCTatctaaaaatagaaaaggcaaaaaaaaaaagaaaaaaaaagaaaaaaaagctaagttATATATGAACTGTTTTGGCTGCACTGTCTGTCACTTTTGCTTGTCATATGTGAACACGGAAGTTAAGGTTACTCGTGtgcaaaaagatttttaaaagaaaaaggggggtTAGTTTGTCTCCAATTGCACATCGCTTACGTTTGGGTTTAAAGGTACTGGCAGCGAGTGAGTCTTTGTTACAACTCTTTGGGtctatgatttttcttttgtctcttaTATATACTAACCATGCACTATAAGGGGAGCCCAGGACAGGAATTGGCTGTAACAGAACATGGTTTCATTGTAGTAGAAGGTGATTTATCTGCAATTTTATTGGAATGCGATCGTCATGTCACTGAGTTGGGAGTTGATGCCTGGGTTTGCATTGTGCTGTGGCCATCACTGAAGCCTACAGAAGCGTTTGGGGAGCTTAGTGCAGGAGAGCACGAGGTACTTGTGCTCCTAATGGACCGGTTCATTTAATTGAACTAGGACTTGAAATGTGGTGGCAGATGTATGGAAACATTGCGGGAGCCTCTGCTCACTCAGGCTTGAGAGTCTGTTTGCCTGTCTTTGAAGGATGCAGTGAGTTCCAGGTATGGTCAGATTGGTGCCTCCTGCTCTTTTGATTCATTTGGCTTCGTTCAGAAACGAGTCATCCTCTTAAACAAGCCCTCCAGTGGTTTAATCAGGAGCGTGGTGCCTTTGCTGATTGCTCTCATCTTTTATCAAGAGGAACTCTAGGAAAAATTTCAGAATGATTTGATGTCACTTCAGTTTGGGTTCAGTGAGTTTATCCTTCAGCTGCCCAGAAatgcttcctcttttctctttaagCTATATAGTTTCTGCCTGAATCTGCCTCCAACCTAATGCAATGCCAGCTTTTTGTGCACGGGGCTATTTCTTGACTAAAAGATGTTACACGACATAGTAGTTTTTCATATCAAACTATATTCTAACCTACTCAGggtaaataaaacacaaacccCCCTTCCACCAAAAAGCCTGTAATGTTGCAATAAATGCAGTCTCATTCTAAATGGTTTATTTATGctgcattattttaaaagatgtaaTTTTGTAGTATTTTATCCATCTTTCTGGCTTTGGCTGTCAGTCTTTTTGTGTTAAAGGAAAGAATATTAAATAGTCTTTATTCAGTTTACAGTGTTGTCATTAGTGAGATACAAAGATAACGACTATAAGCCAATTAACGTGGACTGTCTCTGCGCACTAAGTTTAGGAATGCAAACTCCTAGTGGGTAGAGATCTTTCACTCTTCTTTGCTCCTATCTGATCTGCTGTCTGCACctggtgggggggagggggaagtgATGTGAATGCAGCCAGACCTCCCCGAGATAACCTGATGATTTGAAGGCTTTTTTAACCCTCTTGTGACATTCTCTGTGCAGCCTTACCACACCACTGTCAGTCTTAGCTGAGGCGGTGGTTTAAGCTATCTCACTGTCTTGCAAATGCACTGCCATGGCACAGCTGGAAACGGGCTGAAGGGAACTGGCTTTTTCACCTCTCTGTCAACTTGCTTCCAGTTGTTAAATGCAGAAGGGTAAAACAAGGGCTGTCCGTTAAGGTGAGTGTGAGGGAGGAAAGTGCTGTGCCACTCTGCTAGGGCAGAACACTCTTGCTAATTGCAGTGATGAGTTTGGAGGCATCACCTGAACACGAAACATGCTGCTGATGTTTCCTGTCTGGGAGCACTGGCTCGCATTGCAGTGCTATGCAGTCTATTACAATGGGGATGTGGGTCCTGCAGCAATAAGGTTTGCATCCATGAAATGTAGATtaacaaagcagctgctgttttgttctcGTAATGGTAATCCCTTGAGGACAGTGTGGTGGTGTGGtcccctttgtttttcttttccctacaGTATCGTTTTGTGATGCAGTCTGGTTGTGTGGACAGCAAGAACTGCTTTCAACGCAGAAGAAACAGCCTCAAATCTGTGTGAGTGGAACTGTCCCCCCCTTGAGTGAGTCTCCTTGCCCCTTTCTTTGGCATGAGGGTGTGTGGATGTACTTGTGTGTACGCATGTGAGAGTTTGCTAATGCAGGAGCACATAGATTCCCCTTGAGTTGTGGGGTTTTCTCTAATGGGGACAAGATGTGCCCTGAAATGTGACAGCTGAGGGGTTTGGCAACCTCTTCTGAGCCTTTCTATCCTTCAgggaagcattttttcctttctggtctGGCTACTTGTGGCAGCTCACATAAAGCGTGTTTGTGATTAGGCCACGTAGCATCTTCAGAAACTCCCTCGTGGTAGaaatgagtgggaaaaaaaaatctgccaaaGGGTTTGAAATTACAAGTTAATTTGGAGGTGTGGTGATTGGCAGCAGCAAGATGCTGCATACGTCCTCTCTGAGTGGAGATTAGAGGTTAAcccctctgctgctttctcttcacAGCTACTGTTTCATATTGATGTTTTAGGTAAAGCAATGCTTTCCAGGTTTATACTGACTTTTAGGCGCCTTGGGTTTGCAGTTGTCCTCTTTATATGTGTGTCAGACGGGTGTCGATTTAGGTGAAACTAATTAGAGCTTGTAATGAGGGAAGATGAGTGTGATTTGGAGTGCACGGGCTGTGAGCTGTGCATCCCAGCCGTTGCGTTGTACAGTACTTGCTTTCGTTCTTTCACTGTTGGTCTGTTTTCCATGCATCATGTATCTGATCTGTTTCATGGTGAACATGTGCATCGTCCCCAACGCTGTGTGATCAAacgttgtgctgctgggtgGTTGTGAACATGCTTGGAAAGGGAGGAGGTGTGTGAGCAGCTGGCATGAGAGGGCAATCGATCACAGTGTTGGTGCCAGGGAGCTTATCATAGGATTGTACAGTTGAAATGGActcttaaaggccatccagcCCAATGCTCTTGCAGTGAGTGGAcatctacagctccatcagatgctcagagcctggtccagcctgaccttaaaTGTCTCCGGGGATGGGACGTcccccacctctctgggcaacctgtgccagtgcctcagcacccttattgtaaaacaAATAACTTATTTCTTATAGCCCctctttaaatactggaaggctgatatcaggtctccctggagccttctctcctTCAGGCACAGCCTGTTCTTGCAGGGCAGTGTTTCATCCTTGAGATCATTCTttatggcccttctctggaggtgctccgacaggtctgtgtctctcctgtactggggggctccacatctggacacagcactccaggtgaggtctcaccagcacagagcagaggggcaggatccccTCCTTTGCCCTGCTGACCACATTGCTTtgaatgcagcccaggatactgttggctcTCTGGGCTTTGAAGGCACAGTGCCGGCTCATAACCTTTACCCCCAAATCCTCTTCagcagcttggtgtcatctgcaaagtGCTGAGAGTGCACCCCACTGACAGTggcactgatgaagatgttaaagagcatcCGCATCATTACTGACCCCCAAAAGACAAGCACTTGACCCAGCATTTAGCACATCCatagcatttttattaaaaagactGGAGCTTCTGTCACTGTCGATCTGGTAAGACAGAGGATTCCTGGAAAGGGGCATGTTCTGCTTGCGTGCTGGAGCCTCTGAGAGCAATGTGTCCTCCCTCTGCAATATCTGTGTTTCATTGAATTCCTTGAGTTATCATCGTCAGTCAgagagcacagctgctctggggcATTCTGTGTTTAAAGGATTTGCTGTTTTGTGGGGATTTATTTggttatttatgttttctgtatgGGTGCAGAAGCTTCGATATATAGAATGGGGCTGGTTACCAGCATCGGTGGCTTTAGTGGCCAGGCAGTGACCCAAGCAAGCAGGCTTGGCGTGCAATTGAAGGCTGTGGAAGTTGCTTTTCACGCTTCTAGTTGGTAGAAGAATGGAAAATCAGCACTGTTGAAATGCTGGTACTGAATTACATAGAACAAAGTACGAATTGGGCACTCATGTAATGCTGACTGTGTCCAGAAAGACTAGTTCGCAGAACCTCATACTGGTATCTAAAATGCACTTTAGGTTATTTTATCTTTAACCCGATTGCTGCAATTTCTTTTGTATATATACTTTCACAAAGTTTATTTTCGCTCTGAGTAAAAGTTaacaggggtgtgcaaagatGAGCACTTAACTCGGTGCAATACTTGTAGCTAAAGATCATTGTCCCACGTGGTCGGTCTGTCTGTGTCTGTCTAATTGAATATATATAGTAACTACTAGCTCAGTGACATATTGCCCTACCTTGTCTATACCCAAGAGAAATTATGCATCGTTAGCAAATGTCCAATCTATGCAAATATTTCACTGAGAGCACTGTGCTTTAGCAGGCCTTTTCTCTCAACGCTTATTGATGAGCTGCTTGTCACTTCTGTTGGAAATCAATACCTTCTTCCAGCATCGATCCCAGCCTCatccctcctcctttccccttccctccgTCCCAGCAGTGTGAACAGAAGTGACAAGCTGTTCCAATCCAGGCATGTTGCACCTTTAAAGTTTGTCTTCTCCAGCTCATTTTAATGTCCTGTTATCTGCCTTACTGCGGAGGGTGGCACTTCTCCATCATCCGAGATAACGCGTTTGCAACTGCAGCAACATTATTAAACTGTTTACAGtactcttcccccccccccaatgacTATAATTAAGACACGGGGAATGAACTAATGATTGGCGTGCTGGTTGTGGAACTGCTGTGGGGGGAAATTAGTTAGGCTGTCATTGACCTTGAAGTTAATTAGAGATGAAAGGCTGTTCCCAATGGGTGGGGGTTAGAAGTGCGGGTGGTAACTGGAGTAaggggcaggcagggctgtgctgcagcttggtGCCGTGCTGCAGGCTGTGTAACCTCAGGCACGTTGCTCAGCCTCTCCAAGCCTCAGTTTTCTCCCTGTAAAAAGGAGGATGTTGAAACCCATCTCGGTAAAAAACACGCTGAGATCGGAGTGTGAAGTCCTTTGTTTGCATCAGTGATCTGAGCTCGGTGGGCAGAAATACGAGAGTCAATTTGGTCTGTAAGGCAAAAAATGAAGCATGTCTGTAATAAACCCTGCGGATTTCTGGTTGCATAGTTTTTAATTGCTAGACTATTTTCTCCTTATGCGTATTTTGGAAACGGCGTCCAGGTTTTTATATGCGTTACCTGTAGCTGAATCCTCACAGACAGGGCTGAACTTCGAACTCTTTTTGTGCGTCTCGTCTTGATATATATCAGTTGTTTTAGGAGTTGGATTCTGTGTCTGCACTGAGAAATGCAAATTAAACTGGATATTTATGTAGTAGTGTACATAGtcttaagtgtgtgtgtgtgtgtgtttgtgtgttctTGGAGCTAGTTGTAAAATCCCACACCATGCTTTTGGTGGTGTGCAAGCTGGCCAAAATTTGGTTCATTTTTATGCAGCGTcaactttttctctctcaacTATAAATGCAGTTTCTACTTTTTTCTTAcgagggattttttttcatatcgATCTTTTTTCCAGCCAAATCAAGggtgtgtttctgcagttaACAGTAGCCGCTGCGTTTCTTGCTGTGTCGCTTTCGTCTCCTTTCCACTTGCTTCTAGAACCAGAGCTGTGTCCGACCCTTGTTGTGGTGAGTGTGGTAGTCGTCGTGTTTCACACCAACTAGCATCAATAAGGCAGGGCAGGGATGTGTGAAGCTCAGGCCTGGTTAGTTACCCACGTCGCCTATCAGCACTGAGGCCAAACTGGGATGTCCAGGAGAACATAGGCTGTGTGTAGTTATTGCTTTGACACATAAGGGGAGCTGGGCAATAGAAATGGTCTTGGAGATGAGTATATCAAAAGAAACCCCCCCTGTTTTATGTGTTTATGGTATGAAAAGGAACGGATTGAACTAGGAAACACGGGAACAAATGTGCTTACATTGAGCAGTGTGAAAGATGTTAGTTACAGGTACAGTACTTCCAAAGGAAGAGCATCTCCAAAACAAACCCCCCCCCCTAAACCCCTAAACCCCAAAATAGAGTTAATTAAAtatgaatttgtatttttatgaagaatgtaaaagaagaaataatgtgaaataacggtgttttgcttcattttgctccttttttttttgtatacaGTTAAAAAAAGATATTGTACTTTGAGATATCTACGAAAGAAGTGGGAATGAACTGTTTCTTTTTGGAATTGAAAGCAATATTAATACTAATGGAATCCTAATTAAATGCTTATTTAAACACTGTGTTACCATAGTCTTTACTCAGGGGGGACTTGGCAAGTTATGTGGGAGAGAGGAAGATCGTTGTATTTAATGTCCATCGGCGCTTTCTAAGCTTAAAACCAGTTTATTCCTCAACGTTACGCTTTTTAATAGAACACCATTATGGCTTATAGTCACCATAGAGCTCTAGAATGGGAACGAGCCGGAAGTACAGAGCGGCACCTCCTTCCGGCGGCCGGAAGCGGAAGTGTTTTCTCTCACATGCTGAGGGTGCAGCGAACGGCGGCGCTGGCGGGGTTGGTTCGGGCCGCGGATGGGCTGCCGGGCCCGGTTCACTCCCGGACTTCCTGCTTGTTGCCTCTGCCCGGCAGCGCGGCCCGGTCGGAGCAGCGAGGTCTGACTGAAGGGACGCAGGGAGGGCGGGCTGATGAGGCCGGGCCTGGGGGAGATGGGAGGCCGGGGACCCTCGGGGCGGGAGGCCGGCGATGAAGGCCCTACGCGGGTTCGGTTGAGGCTCCGGGCTGAGCCGGCGCTGTCCGCAGGCTGGAGGGAGGCGGTGGCAGCCGCCGTTCGTGCTCTGCAAGAGGGAGGGCTGGTGGCCGTGCCCACGGACACGGTGTACGGCGTGGCCTGCCTGGCTCAGGACTCGCGTGCCGTGAGGAGCATTTACAGCCTGAAGGGGCGGAACGGGACGAAGCCGCTGGCCATCTGCCTCGGGGACGTGGAGCACATCTATAGGTGAGCTGCCTCGGGGGGGTTGTGGCCACATGCAGCCTGGAGGGGGATCTATACTGTGCTTTCATCAGCTTGAGGAGCCCGTGGGGCAGGGCTTATGCAGctggctgcccctctgcttcacCTCTGTTACTCTGTAGGTACTGCCATGTGAATGTGCCGGATGAACTGCTGCAGGACTTGCTGCCGGGACCTGTGACCCTGGTCTTAAAGCGATCAGAAGAACTAAATAAAGACTTGAACCCTTTTACGTCGGTAAGTTTTTGCCATGATGTGCATCTCAGTGTTAGTTGTGGAGGATGTGCAGTTGTGAAGGTGGCGTATTCGTTCTCTGAAGTGTCAGCTTTCAGTCAAGGGCTTTAGGCAAAGCAAGAATAAAAAGGTCTGCAGTTACAGCATGTAAAACACgctctc
This window encodes:
- the MTF1 gene encoding metal regulatory transcription factor 1 gives rise to the protein MGENSPEGNVIYYEVDDEELTQDDNMMRFAADKNGLVSSSSGTVYDRTTVLIEQDSVLDDDEDEGQCGDHLPFLPEGHEEGFHLIADHEGMSQGYVQHIISPDQIHLTINPGSTPMPRNIEGATLTLQSECPETKLKEVKRYQCTFEGCPRTYSTAGNLRTHQKTHRGEYTFVCNQEGCGKAFLTSYSLKIHVRVHTKEKPFECDVQGCEKAFNTLYRLKAHQRLHTGKTFNCESEGCSKYFTTHSDLRKHIRTHTGEKPFRCEHDGCGKAFAASHHLKTHVRTHTGEKPFFCPSNGCEKTFSTQYSLKSHMKGHEKGHTYNALPNNNVSEDTSHSLCLSDLSLISTDSELRENSNLTHGQDLSTISPASIFESMFQSTDHTTNQEDSKQTAALIEAFNGHADSVTAVPPSAGDSASLSLPLVLQLGISEPSHSALQASAAPAAPSSIGTSSQQAAFGNPATVLQSPEVPVPHSTQFAASHQDFLQHTQTPPQPIVQGLSVVAGASAPTASSATEPLPAVVQTVPVGANSVLTSNPTITITPSQSTAILQSSIVMGEQNLQWILNGATGSPQSQEQMPQVPKVVEKVFFTTALPVAGNTGNPVQQIGLSVPVIIIKQEEACQCQCACRDSAKDKVTIKKESSSPEPKASEQPAPQLQPQTFPSSSSSPSPSRGQSSQIVNPSDLQTETLSAMDVSDFLSLQSPETPSNIIPIEALLQGEEEIGLNSSFSK
- the YRDC gene encoding threonylcarbamoyl-AMP synthase isoform X1, giving the protein MLRVQRTAALAGLVRAADGLPGPVHSRTSCLLPLPGSAARSEQRGWREAVAAAVRALQEGGLVAVPTDTVYGVACLAQDSRAVRSIYSLKGRNGTKPLAICLGDVEHIYRYCHVNVPDELLQDLLPGPVTLVLKRSEELNKDLNPFTSLVGVRIPNHPFIRELARACPGPLALTSANVSSQASTLTVSEFQDLWPQLSLVIDGGPIGDVQSPECRLGSTVVDLSVSGKFTIIRPGCALTSTVEILRQKYGLVTESS
- the YRDC gene encoding threonylcarbamoyl-AMP synthase isoform X2, which encodes MRPGLGEMGGRGPSGREAGDEGPTRVRLRLRAEPALSAGWREAVAAAVRALQEGGLVAVPTDTVYGVACLAQDSRAVRSIYSLKGRNGTKPLAICLGDVEHIYRYCHVNVPDELLQDLLPGPVTLVLKRSEELNKDLNPFTSLVGVRIPNHPFIRELARACPGPLALTSANVSSQASTLTVSEFQDLWPQLSLVIDGGPIGDVQSPECRLGSTVVDLSVSGKFTIIRPGCALTSTVEILRQKYGLVTESS